A genomic segment from Armatimonadota bacterium encodes:
- a CDS encoding prepilin-type N-terminal cleavage/methylation domain-containing protein yields the protein MNVRKGFTLIELLVVIAIIAILAAILFPVFAQAREKARQTSCTSNSKQLGTAAMMYLQDYEDNGPLAYGLRVPGAPADIYLYGQLAPHDWPNSQGSQANHFRGLSSLVSWVNTLQAYTKNWGIYGCPSASEIRSATFTSDYAAPRRQPAPGSYTYNGLLHDYPMARVAMSADLPMFFEGRGKAYTLGIANANPVLTCNPTSALPCRYFSCTYGASGTPYPTSVMFTLNGTAHVHSGGQMFVMADGHAAWRKMGAQTTPQDTNYRVDPYTGYTADGFPASYWWDGCNAWLFRPDYEFNI from the coding sequence ATGAATGTTCGCAAAGGCTTTACGCTTATCGAGCTGTTGGTCGTTATCGCAATCATCGCGATCTTAGCCGCGATCCTCTTCCCAGTGTTTGCGCAGGCGCGCGAGAAAGCGCGCCAGACTTCGTGCACAAGCAATTCGAAGCAGCTTGGCACTGCGGCTATGATGTATCTTCAGGATTACGAAGACAACGGTCCTCTGGCCTATGGTCTTCGAGTTCCGGGCGCCCCGGCAGACATCTATCTGTACGGTCAATTGGCGCCGCACGACTGGCCCAATTCGCAAGGCTCTCAAGCCAATCATTTCCGCGGACTGTCTTCCTTAGTCTCGTGGGTCAATACGCTTCAGGCTTATACCAAGAACTGGGGCATTTACGGCTGTCCTTCGGCCAGCGAGATTAGGTCCGCGACGTTTACTTCCGATTATGCAGCGCCGCGGCGCCAGCCGGCGCCCGGAAGCTACACCTACAACGGTCTGCTGCACGACTATCCAATGGCTCGAGTAGCCATGTCCGCCGATCTGCCCATGTTTTTTGAGGGCAGGGGAAAGGCCTATACCCTTGGGATTGCCAACGCGAACCCTGTCTTGACCTGCAACCCGACTTCTGCATTGCCTTGCCGCTACTTTAGCTGCACCTATGGAGCTTCGGGCACGCCCTATCCGACTTCGGTCATGTTTACGCTCAACGGCACCGCCCACGTGCATAGCGGAGGCCAGATGTTCGTAATGGCCGATGGCCATGCCGCATGGCGAAAGATGGGGGCTCAAACGACGCCTCAAGATACCAACTATCGGGTTGACCCTTACACTGGGTACACCGCAGACGGCTTCCCCGCCTCTTACTGGTGGGACGGCTGCAACGCCTGGCTGTTCCGACCCGACTACGAGTTCAACATATGA